The following are from one region of the Coffea eugenioides isolate CCC68of chromosome 2, Ceug_1.0, whole genome shotgun sequence genome:
- the LOC113761213 gene encoding B3 domain-containing protein Os07g0563300 isoform X1 encodes MAASAAASTASLAKFCFNSNCKETLERPRKGWRRRTGEFADLCDRCASAYEDGKFCESFHLDASGWRCCESCGKQIHCGCIVSFHMFVLLDAGGIECITCARKSFILTPNPAWPPPSLFLPLQPERIKDISVKNWSPIAGSGPVPWRQAPSLFNGSAIQSELQPRVPTPIEFDVSGGVDRLQLNERLSSSLEKKKKEESFERFMNGSLRICSSEFGSGTSGAMGKEQSFPFSNASPQTGYPSTSDFSVATAPALENGSNNHTKVSGTLIQQTTQPTPSEKRPCGHNPADSSEGQPRNGRARPEVRARSQLLPRYWPRITDQELQQISGDSNSVITPLFEKMLSASDAGRIGRLVLPKKCAEAYFPPISQPEGLPLKVQDLKGKEWVFQFRFWPNNNSRMYVLEGITPCIQSMQLQAGDVVTFSRIEPEGKLVMGCRKASCAPSDQGNEASNAGQGYSSNGDVAPKSNKAGEITKPGELVSTNSRMKGYSASSSCPSLNRAAAKSGSTWPELDKRVHVAKVVEAKPAVRSKRKNSTLGLKSKRLRIENEDMLELKVTWEQVQGLLRPPPNKAPSVFVIEGCEIEEYEQDAPVIGRPTIPGTDHQGKKIQWAQCEECSKWRKIPADALLPSKWTCSQNLWDPERSLCSTVQELSMEKLQDLLPAISKTASKKIRAPKQDPDSVEALEGLDALANLAIQEKSGSFQASQATTKHPRHKAGCSCIVCIQPPSGKGPKHKQPCDCIVCKSLKRRHKTMMLKKEKNLTEKIPETSDQMLNMQELPEQVPNGLVNKSPKEEVVSDEGCIDNPDEMCSALPFKGQIDLNIQPEKEEELSPSFCSGNIPRSMLETRERHNRQQRLSASSGRGSLVGNQT; translated from the exons ATGGCCGCGTCGGCGGCGGCTTCGACGGCGTCGCTGGCGAAATTTTGCTTCAATTCCAACTGCAAGGAAACTCTAGAGAGGCCGAGGAAAGGTTGGCGTCGCCGGACCGGCGAGTTTGCTGACCTTTGTGATCGTTGCGC TTCTGCTTATGAGGATGGAAAATTCTGTGAATCTTTTCATCTTGATGCTTCTGGTTGGAGATGTTGTGAATCTTGTGGGAAG CAAATACATTGTGGATGTATTGTCTCTTTCCATATGTTTGTCCTACTGGATGCTGGTGGAATTGAGTGTATAACCTGTGCGCGGAAAAGTTTCATCTTG ACGCCAAATCCAGCTTGGCCTCCGCCTTCATTGTTCCTTCCTTTACAGCCTGAAAGAATTAAAGATATATCTGTCAAAAATTGGAGTCCGATAGCCGGTTCAGGTCCAGTGCCTTGGCGTCAAGCTCCTAGTTTGTTCAATGGTTCTGCTATCCAATCTGAGTTGCAGCCAAGGGTTCCCACACCAATTGAATTTGATGTATCAGGTGGGGTTGATAGGCTCCAGCTTAATGAAAGATTATCTTCCTCtttggagaagaaaaaaaaggaggaatcTTTTGAAAGGTTCATGAATGGGAGCCTGAGGATTTGTTCTTCAGAATTTGGGAGTGGCACTTCTG GAGCCATGGGTAAGGAGCAATCTTTTCCCTTTTCGAATGCTTCCCCTCAAACTGGGTACCCATCAACTTCAGATTTCAGTGTAGCTACAGCTCCTGCATTGGAAAATGGAAGCAACAATCATACTAAGGTATCTGGCACTCTTATTCAACAGACAACCCAGCCAACACCATCTGAGAAACGACCTTGTGGTCACAACCCAGCAGATTCGTCTGAGGGTCAACCACGCAATGGACGGGCCAGACCAGAGGTACGAGCACGGAGTCAATTGCTTCCTCGTTATTGGCCCCGAATAACTGACCAGGAGTTGCAGCAGATATCTGGAGA TTCAAACTCGGTAATTACACCTTTGTTTGAGAAGATGCTAAGTGCAAGTGATGCTGGCCGGATAGGGCGCTTAGTGCTTCCCAAAAAATGTGCAGAG GCCTATTTTCCACCAATTTCTCAGCCAGAGGGATTGCCACTGAAAGTACAAGATTTGAAAGGGAAGGAATGGGTTTTCCAGTTTCGGTTTTGGCCAAATAACAATAGCAGAATGTATGTTCTAGAAGGGATAACTCCTTGTATACAGTCTATGCAATTGCAAGCTGGTGatgtag TAACATTCAGCAGAATAGAGCCAGAAGGAAAGTTGGTCATGGGTTGCAGAAAGGCTTCATGTGCTCCATCAGATCAG GGAAATGAAGCTTCTAATGCTGGGCAAGGATATTCTTCAAACGGGGATGTTGCGCCTAAGAGTAACAAAGCTGGTGAAATAACAAAACCTGGTGAACTAGTATCAACTAATTCTCGTATGAAAGGCTACTCAGCATCATCCAGTTGTCCATCACTAAATCGTGCTGCAGCAAAGTCGGGAAGTACTTGGCCAGAACTTGATAAACGAGTGCATGTAGCCAAAGTAGTTGAAGCCAAGCCTGCAGTCCGTAGTAAGCGAAAAAATAGCACTTTGGGTTTAAAAAGTAAACGCCTTAGGATTGAAAATGAGGACATGTTAGAGCTGAAAGTCACCTGGGAACAAGTTCAAGGATTGCTCCGCCCACCTCCTAATAAGGCTCCTAGCGTCTTTGTTATAGAAGGTTGTGAAATTGAAGAGTATGAG CAGGACGCACCAGTTATTGGAAGACCTACTATTCCTGGTACTGATCATCAAGG CAAAAAGATTCAGTGGGCTCAGTGTGAAGAATGTTCTAAGTGGCGCAAAATACCAGCTGATGCTCTTCTTCCATCAAAGTGGACATGTTCTCAGAACTTGTGGGACCCTGAGAG ATCTCTCTGTTCAACGGTTCAAGAATTATCCATGGAGAAGCTTCAGGACCTATTACCTGCTATTAGCAAAA CTGCTTCTAAGAAGATAAGGGCTCCTAAGCAGGATCCTGACTCAGTTGAGGCTTTGGAAGGGCTTGATGCACTTGCCAATCTAGCCATACAGGAAAAATCAGGGTCCTTTCAGGCATCCCAGGCAACAACAAAGCACCCGCGCCATAAGGCTGGTTGTTCGTGCATTGTTTGCATTCAACCGCCAAGTGGAAAAGGACCCAAACATAAGCAACCATGTGACTGCATTGTCTGCAAATCCTTGAAGCGTCGTCATAAAACCATGATgttgaaaaaggagaaaaatttaACAGAGAAAATTCCAGAAACGAGTGACCAAATGCTTAACATGCAAGAGTTGCCTGAACAAGTGCCTAATGGCCTTGTGAACAAAAGTCCAAAGGAGGAAGTGGTAAGTGATGAGGGTTGTATTGACAACCCTGATGAGATGTGTTCTGCATTGCCATTTAAAGGTCAAATAGACCTCAATATACAGCCAGAAAAGGAGGAAGAGTTGTCGCCTAGTTTTTGTTCTGGTAACATCCCAAGATCGATGCTGGAGACTCGGGAGCGGCATAACAGGCAGCAGAGGTTATCAGCTTCTAGTGGTAGAGGAAGTTTAGTTGGCAATCAGACATAG
- the LOC113761213 gene encoding B3 domain-containing protein Os07g0563300 isoform X2 has protein sequence MAASAAASTASLAKFCFNSNCKETLERPRKGWRRRTGEFADLCDRCASAYEDGKFCESFHLDASGWRCCESCGKQIHCGCIVSFHMFVLLDAGGIECITCARKSFILTPNPAWPPPSLFLPLQPERIKDISVKNWSPIAGSGPVPWRQAPSLFNGSAIQSELQPRVPTPIEFDVSGGVDRLQLNERLSSSLEKKKKEESFERFMNGSLRICSSEFGSGTSGAMGKEQSFPFSNASPQTGYPSTSDFSVATAPALENGSNNHTKVSGTLIQQTTQPTPSEKRPCGHNPADSSEGQPRNGRARPEVRARSQLLPRYWPRITDQELQQISGDSNSVITPLFEKMLSASDAGRIGRLVLPKKCAEAYFPPISQPEGLPLKVQDLKGKEWVFQFRFWPNNNSRMYVLEGITPCIQSMQLQAGDVVTFSRIEPEGKLVMGCRKASCAPSDQGNEASNAGQGYSSNGDVAPKSNKAGEITKPGELVSTNSRMKGYSASSSCPSLNRAAAKSGSTWPELDKRVHVAKVVEAKPAVRSKRKNSTLGLKSKRLRIENEDMLELKVTWEQVQGLLRPPPNKAPSVFVIEGCEIEEYEDAPVIGRPTIPGTDHQGKKIQWAQCEECSKWRKIPADALLPSKWTCSQNLWDPERSLCSTVQELSMEKLQDLLPAISKTASKKIRAPKQDPDSVEALEGLDALANLAIQEKSGSFQASQATTKHPRHKAGCSCIVCIQPPSGKGPKHKQPCDCIVCKSLKRRHKTMMLKKEKNLTEKIPETSDQMLNMQELPEQVPNGLVNKSPKEEVVSDEGCIDNPDEMCSALPFKGQIDLNIQPEKEEELSPSFCSGNIPRSMLETRERHNRQQRLSASSGRGSLVGNQT, from the exons ATGGCCGCGTCGGCGGCGGCTTCGACGGCGTCGCTGGCGAAATTTTGCTTCAATTCCAACTGCAAGGAAACTCTAGAGAGGCCGAGGAAAGGTTGGCGTCGCCGGACCGGCGAGTTTGCTGACCTTTGTGATCGTTGCGC TTCTGCTTATGAGGATGGAAAATTCTGTGAATCTTTTCATCTTGATGCTTCTGGTTGGAGATGTTGTGAATCTTGTGGGAAG CAAATACATTGTGGATGTATTGTCTCTTTCCATATGTTTGTCCTACTGGATGCTGGTGGAATTGAGTGTATAACCTGTGCGCGGAAAAGTTTCATCTTG ACGCCAAATCCAGCTTGGCCTCCGCCTTCATTGTTCCTTCCTTTACAGCCTGAAAGAATTAAAGATATATCTGTCAAAAATTGGAGTCCGATAGCCGGTTCAGGTCCAGTGCCTTGGCGTCAAGCTCCTAGTTTGTTCAATGGTTCTGCTATCCAATCTGAGTTGCAGCCAAGGGTTCCCACACCAATTGAATTTGATGTATCAGGTGGGGTTGATAGGCTCCAGCTTAATGAAAGATTATCTTCCTCtttggagaagaaaaaaaaggaggaatcTTTTGAAAGGTTCATGAATGGGAGCCTGAGGATTTGTTCTTCAGAATTTGGGAGTGGCACTTCTG GAGCCATGGGTAAGGAGCAATCTTTTCCCTTTTCGAATGCTTCCCCTCAAACTGGGTACCCATCAACTTCAGATTTCAGTGTAGCTACAGCTCCTGCATTGGAAAATGGAAGCAACAATCATACTAAGGTATCTGGCACTCTTATTCAACAGACAACCCAGCCAACACCATCTGAGAAACGACCTTGTGGTCACAACCCAGCAGATTCGTCTGAGGGTCAACCACGCAATGGACGGGCCAGACCAGAGGTACGAGCACGGAGTCAATTGCTTCCTCGTTATTGGCCCCGAATAACTGACCAGGAGTTGCAGCAGATATCTGGAGA TTCAAACTCGGTAATTACACCTTTGTTTGAGAAGATGCTAAGTGCAAGTGATGCTGGCCGGATAGGGCGCTTAGTGCTTCCCAAAAAATGTGCAGAG GCCTATTTTCCACCAATTTCTCAGCCAGAGGGATTGCCACTGAAAGTACAAGATTTGAAAGGGAAGGAATGGGTTTTCCAGTTTCGGTTTTGGCCAAATAACAATAGCAGAATGTATGTTCTAGAAGGGATAACTCCTTGTATACAGTCTATGCAATTGCAAGCTGGTGatgtag TAACATTCAGCAGAATAGAGCCAGAAGGAAAGTTGGTCATGGGTTGCAGAAAGGCTTCATGTGCTCCATCAGATCAG GGAAATGAAGCTTCTAATGCTGGGCAAGGATATTCTTCAAACGGGGATGTTGCGCCTAAGAGTAACAAAGCTGGTGAAATAACAAAACCTGGTGAACTAGTATCAACTAATTCTCGTATGAAAGGCTACTCAGCATCATCCAGTTGTCCATCACTAAATCGTGCTGCAGCAAAGTCGGGAAGTACTTGGCCAGAACTTGATAAACGAGTGCATGTAGCCAAAGTAGTTGAAGCCAAGCCTGCAGTCCGTAGTAAGCGAAAAAATAGCACTTTGGGTTTAAAAAGTAAACGCCTTAGGATTGAAAATGAGGACATGTTAGAGCTGAAAGTCACCTGGGAACAAGTTCAAGGATTGCTCCGCCCACCTCCTAATAAGGCTCCTAGCGTCTTTGTTATAGAAGGTTGTGAAATTGAAGAGTATGAG GACGCACCAGTTATTGGAAGACCTACTATTCCTGGTACTGATCATCAAGG CAAAAAGATTCAGTGGGCTCAGTGTGAAGAATGTTCTAAGTGGCGCAAAATACCAGCTGATGCTCTTCTTCCATCAAAGTGGACATGTTCTCAGAACTTGTGGGACCCTGAGAG ATCTCTCTGTTCAACGGTTCAAGAATTATCCATGGAGAAGCTTCAGGACCTATTACCTGCTATTAGCAAAA CTGCTTCTAAGAAGATAAGGGCTCCTAAGCAGGATCCTGACTCAGTTGAGGCTTTGGAAGGGCTTGATGCACTTGCCAATCTAGCCATACAGGAAAAATCAGGGTCCTTTCAGGCATCCCAGGCAACAACAAAGCACCCGCGCCATAAGGCTGGTTGTTCGTGCATTGTTTGCATTCAACCGCCAAGTGGAAAAGGACCCAAACATAAGCAACCATGTGACTGCATTGTCTGCAAATCCTTGAAGCGTCGTCATAAAACCATGATgttgaaaaaggagaaaaatttaACAGAGAAAATTCCAGAAACGAGTGACCAAATGCTTAACATGCAAGAGTTGCCTGAACAAGTGCCTAATGGCCTTGTGAACAAAAGTCCAAAGGAGGAAGTGGTAAGTGATGAGGGTTGTATTGACAACCCTGATGAGATGTGTTCTGCATTGCCATTTAAAGGTCAAATAGACCTCAATATACAGCCAGAAAAGGAGGAAGAGTTGTCGCCTAGTTTTTGTTCTGGTAACATCCCAAGATCGATGCTGGAGACTCGGGAGCGGCATAACAGGCAGCAGAGGTTATCAGCTTCTAGTGGTAGAGGAAGTTTAGTTGGCAATCAGACATAG
- the LOC113761957 gene encoding sphingosine kinase 1: MEQSRAPEALFSDRVKINGVVTLMTLTVNGQLRWSDRCLVVEKEILGFVVNGSKIKIRTIVETGAGICCGGNKGALVRKNFTFEPLSDDLLRLWCDNLQNYIDSLGRPKRLFVLVNPYGGKRSASKIFLDFVKPLLEDANIEITVQETQYRLHAKEIALSLELPKYDGIVCVSGDGILVEVINGLLERGDWKTAITMPLGVVPAGTGNGMAKSLLDSASEPCTPANAVLSIIQGHRRSLDVATISQGQTKFFSVLMLAWGLVGDIDIESEKYRWMGSARIDFYAIQRIFCLRKYNGCIKFVPAPGYEACGEVTSIECESTGEVIPSEDGTDKLLINGQQNGYQGADIDMKNLNWRKVDGPFVSIWLHNVPWGGEDTMAAPDAKFSDGYLDLIMVKDCTRLGLLRLMTELNNGGHVKSPHVQYLKVKAFILEPGPRNDDPSKEGIIDVDGELLASGKGTYRCDQKTLLAYEKLHINVEQGLATLFCPI; this comes from the exons ATGGAGCAGAGTAGAGCCCCTGAGGCTCTGTTCTCTGACCGGGTAAAAATCAACGGCGTTGTGACGCTGATGACTCTCACCGTCAACGGTCAACTCCGGTGGTCAGATCGTTGCCTGGTTGTGGAGAAAGAGATTCTCGGATTTGTAGTGAATGgctcaaaaattaaaattaggaCAATTGTTGAAACGGGAGCTGGAATCTGCTGTGGAGGCAACAAAGGCGCTCTTGTGAGGAAAAATTTCACTTTTGAGCCGTTATCCGATGATCTCCTTCGGCTTTGGTGTGACAATCTCCAAAACTACATTGATTCTCTCG GTCGGCCTAAGAGGCTATTTGTGCTTGTAAATCCATATGGAGGGAAGAGATCtgcttcaaaaatttttcttgattttgtaaAGCCACTTCTGGAGGATGCCAATATCGAAATCACAGTGCAAG AAACTCAGTACCGGCTACATGCCAAGGAAATTGCTCTCTCGTTGGAGCTACCAAAGTATGACGGAATTGTCTGTGTGAGTGGGGATGGAATTTTAGTTGAG GTAATAAATGGACTGCTTGAAAGGGGGGATTGGAAAACTGCAATAACCATGCCTCTTGGGGTAGTGCCTGCAG GAACTGGAAATGGAATGGCAAAGTCGTTACTGGATTCAGCCAGTGAACCTTGCACACCAGCTAATGCTGTTCTTTCTATAATTCAAG GGCATAGGCGTTCACTCGATGTGGCTACCATTTCCCAGGGGCAGACCAAATTTTTCAGTGTGCTGATGCTCGCTTGGG GTCTGGTGGGTGATATTGACATTGAATCTGAGAAATACAGATGGATGGGTAGTGCCCGCATTGACTTTTAT GCCATTCAGCGAATATTTTGTCTGAGGAAGTACAATGGTTGCATAAAGTTTGTCCCTGCACCAGGATATGAGGCTTGTGGAGAAGTTACCAGCATAGAATGTGAATCTACTGGTGAAGTCATTCCCAGTGAAGATGGAACTGATAAGTTGCTCATCAATGGTCAGCAAAATGGCTATCAAGGTGCTGATATTGACATGAAGAACCTAAACTGGCGGAAGGTTGATGGACCTTTTGTTTCAATCTGGCTTCATAATGTACCTTGGGGAGGGGAAGACACCATGGCCGCTCCTGATGCTAAG TTTTCAGATGGTTATCTGGACTTGATTATGGTAAAAGACTGCACCCGGTTGGGGTTGCTAAGATTGATGACTGAACTGAATAATGGTGGTCATGTTAAATCGCCACACGTCCAGTACCTTAAG GTGAAGGCTTTCATTTTGGAGCCTGGTCCGCGAAATGATGATCCATCCAAGGAAGGGATCATAGACGTAGATGGAGAGCTTCTGGCCAGCGGAAAAGGAACGTACAGATGTGACCAGAAGACCCTGTTGGCTTATGAAAAACTCCACATCAATGTGGAGCAAGGATTGGCTACATTGTTTTGTCCTATTTAG